CGCGCCGGTTTCGGCGTACATCAGGGACTGCGGCATGTCGCGCGTCATGACCAGCTTTCCGGCAAGCTGATGTTCGAGACCGGCGGATATGATCGCATCCATCGCCATTTCACCGGCGGGCGCGCTGTTCGGATTGCCGAGAGCGATTCTGCCGAGCTTCGTCAGGTCATTCATCGACGAGACTTTCCGCACCGGAGCGCCGATCACCACGATTTCGTTCCAGGCAAAAGGAGTTATCGATTCCGGGGCGAGCAGCTTTCGCGCCTTGAGATACTCCACCCATTTTGAATCCGCGGAGATGTAGACATCCGCCGGAGCGCCGTTCTCGATCTGCAACGCAAGCGCACCCGCAGCCGCGTAGTTTTTCGTGAAGGTCGCGCCGGGATGGGCTTTCGCGAAGTTTCCCGACAGCACGTCAAGCACCGGTTTCATGCCCGCTCCCGCCGACAGGCGGATTTCACCGGCAAAGGCCGGAGAGGTGGTTATGACGAGCAGAAGAGCGAAGAGCATGGTTTTAAAGCGTTTTTTCATGAGTGGTTGTGGTTTTCGTTGTGTTTTTGCCGTTATAGCGATGGGCGTCAGTTTTGGTGGACGAAGTGGGCTTGGCGGACGGAAAAAAGCTCTCGTGTAAGTCCACAACGTCCACTTCGTCCACTCAATCCACCACTCAGTTCACGCCAATGATTACGTCAGATGCTTTGAATATGGCGCAGACTTGCTGGCCCTCTTTGAGGTCGAGTTTGCTGGTGCTGGTTTTGGTGATGATGGCGGAAATGCTGTTGCTGCCGCCGATTTCGATGTCGATTTCGCTGTTGACCTGGTCTTCGATCACACGTTGCACCGTGCCGCAGATGACGTTGCGGGCGCTCAGCTTTTTGCCTTGCAGGTCGCGGCCCACCATGACCGAACTCGACTTGACGATGGCGTAGGCGCTCATGCCCGTTTTCAGACCGAGGTTATCGACCGCGCCGTTAGTGATGGTCGAAGCGATCTCCTGGCCGCCGTTGAGCGTGATGATGATTTCGGCGTTGACCGCGCCTCGCGTGATTTCGGTGATGACGCCGGAGAAGGTGTTGCGCGCGCTGATGCGCATCGAAATCCTGCGCAGGAACTGGTAGAGGTTGCCGGTGTCGCCGAGCCGCTCTTCGAGATTTTCGAGGAACTTGCGGTGCTCCTCCTGCACGATGCGGTACTTTTCGATTACCTGCCGCCCCTCGCGGGTGAGCACGGTGCCGCCGCCGCCCTTGCCGCCGGTCATGCGGTCAACGAGCGGTTTGTCGGAGAGGTTGTTCATCATGTTCACCAGGTGCCAGGCGGTTTTGTAGCTGATGCCGACCGCTTTGGCCGCGCTGTTGATCGAACCGAGTTCGTCGATCTTTTCAAGCAGGGCAATCCGGTCGCCCCCGAGAAAGCGGCTCTGTGATTTCTGGAACCAGATCGAACCTTCGATTCCGATGGGGTCTTTTGTTTTGCTCACGCGCTCTGTCCGTTACGTTGCAATAAATAATCATATGTAAATATAGAATACAAGATGAATAAATCCCGGCGGTGGAGCGCCGCCGGGGAGGTGTAACGGAGAAAGAACAGGGAGAACATATTCGGAAACAACCGGTCAGTAGTGCACCGCGACCGAGGCGACCACCGTGAAGGGCGCGCCAGGCTGATAGGAGCTGTTCAGTGTTTTGTAGTCTGAGGTGCTGATCAGGCTGACGTATTTTTTGTCGAACAGGTTGATGAACGAGAGCGAACAGTCCACGTTCCGGAATCCGGCCATCGCTGTGCTCCATGTCAGGTCGAGGTCAACGAGCGTCGCGCCATCGATCTTCTGCTGGTGCCGCACGTCGCCATAACGCGCTGATGAGTAACGGACGACCGGTGAAATGGTGAAGTCGCCGACGGTGTAGCTGACGATTCCTTTGGCCATGAACTCCGGCGCGTCGGGCACCTGGTTGCCTTCGATGGCAAGGATCGGGTTGCCGGGAGCATCCGAGCGAATATCCTGATCGAATGAGAAGCGGTTCCACGAGAACGAGCCGTAGCATTTCAGGGCGCTTGAGGGTTTGTACTCCGCTTCGAACTCAAAGCCGTATCCTTTCGCGTCGGCATTGTTTATCGGATAGGTGGCATCGAGATTCGGATCGTAGAGTACAGCCTGCTTGTTCTTGTGAGTGGCGTAATAGATGGTTGGCTCTATGCTCCAGTTGCGGCCGTTCATCTTCAGGCCAAGCTCGAGGTTCCGGGAAATTTCCATCTGCCGCGCATCCCAGAGCTGTTCGAAGGTTATGCCTTTCGGCTGGAAGCTCGTGCTGTATTGCGAGATGAAGTAGGGATAAATATCTACGTGAGTGACGTAGTTCTCCCCGTAGGCCAGGTGCACGGTGGTGTCGTCGCCGATCATGCGGGTGAGCCTCACGTCGGGGAAGAGGCGGCTGAAGCTCTTCGTCGATTCAGCGCTTTTGGCCGCGACGATGGCCGGATCGGTGGCGAGCGCATCGTCGTAACTGACGTCAACGATTCCGGTTGTGTCGTAAGTGAGAATCGAGGGCAGGGTGTAGTTCACATACTTCACGCCGCCCTCGAGCAGCCAGTCGCCGGTGCGGTACTTCGCCTCGATGAAGGGTTCGTGCAGTACGTGATCTGAGCCGTCTGACAGGATCGACCAGTTTTTGAACTGGAGCGCGCTGCCGTTGAGCGTGTAATTTTTCCACGAGGTCGGTGGTCCGGGGCGCTTCTGGGTGTGATAGAGATAGCCGAAATCGAGGTCGGCTCCGCCAAGTTTCGTGGTGTATTCGGCGAGGATTCCCTTGAGATCGTGGTCGATGTCCCAGCGACGAATCATGTTCTGGCTGTTCTGGGTGATCGTCTCCATGTAGTAGCCCTTGTCGCTCCAGTAGTAAGGCTTGATGTTGAGCTTCGAGTTGTCGCCGGTTTTCACTTCGAGGTTGGCCATCACCATCCAGTCCTCGAACTCGTTCTTGTTGTAGCCGTAGTAGTCGTATTTCGCCGGATCGTTGCCGTAATCGGTGTCGTACGCGCTGTCGATATCCTGGATTTCATCCCATTTCAGCGCCTTGTAGGGGTGGATGTTACCCTTGCTCCAGG
This genomic window from Chlorobaculum limnaeum contains:
- the modA gene encoding molybdate ABC transporter substrate-binding protein is translated as MKKRFKTMLFALLLVITTSPAFAGEIRLSAGAGMKPVLDVLSGNFAKAHPGATFTKNYAAAGALALQIENGAPADVYISADSKWVEYLKARKLLAPESITPFAWNEIVVIGAPVRKVSSMNDLTKLGRIALGNPNSAPAGEMAMDAIISAGLEHQLAGKLVMTRDMPQSLMYAETGAVDAAFVHLTEALTARKAKILFTVPHALYDRTPFTMALTPGGAANADARSFFSYLRSVEAKTILKRQGYLNQ
- a CDS encoding TOBE domain-containing protein, whose product is MSKTKDPIGIEGSIWFQKSQSRFLGGDRIALLEKIDELGSINSAAKAVGISYKTAWHLVNMMNNLSDKPLVDRMTGGKGGGGTVLTREGRQVIEKYRIVQEEHRKFLENLEERLGDTGNLYQFLRRISMRISARNTFSGVITEITRGAVNAEIIITLNGGQEIASTITNGAVDNLGLKTGMSAYAIVKSSSVMVGRDLQGKKLSARNVICGTVQRVIEDQVNSEIDIEIGGSNSISAIITKTSTSKLDLKEGQQVCAIFKASDVIIGVN
- a CDS encoding TonB-dependent receptor; translated protein: MKKTSLITLLALLSATAKAEESQALLANSTFTAPEITVSGKKGDLLQNVTGKESALLNPSQMSVYKVIGMMPSISQQSVDPYGLADTVNYHEAFRFRGVEATAGGVPGTTANVEGLPVTGRPGGGATIYDLENFENIAVYSGVMPANIGLGIADVGGKIDMTIRRPEEKFGVTFKQSIGSHDFSRTYLRIDTGNLGGGLRAFASGSTSYAEKWKGYGSSNRNNLMFGMIEEFSDSVKLETFVTWSKGNIHPYKALKWDEIQDIDSAYDTDYGNDPAKYDYYGYNKNEFEDWMVMANLEVKTGDNSKLNIKPYYWSDKGYYMETITQNSQNMIRRWDIDHDLKGILAEYTTKLGGADLDFGYLYHTQKRPGPPTSWKNYTLNGSALQFKNWSILSDGSDHVLHEPFIEAKYRTGDWLLEGGVKYVNYTLPSILTYDTTGIVDVSYDDALATDPAIVAAKSAESTKSFSRLFPDVRLTRMIGDDTTVHLAYGENYVTHVDIYPYFISQYSTSFQPKGITFEQLWDARQMEISRNLELGLKMNGRNWSIEPTIYYATHKNKQAVLYDPNLDATYPINNADAKGYGFEFEAEYKPSSALKCYGSFSWNRFSFDQDIRSDAPGNPILAIEGNQVPDAPEFMAKGIVSYTVGDFTISPVVRYSSARYGDVRHQQKIDGATLVDLDLTWSTAMAGFRNVDCSLSFINLFDKKYVSLISTSDYKTLNSSYQPGAPFTVVASVAVHY